The sequence ATCTTCGGCTCATAGCCGCCCATATCCATTTTTATAAAATCCCCTTTGACACTGAGCATATCATCGGCCATTTCGGCAACATAATAGTCAAAGCCCTTACCATGAAAATACAGATAAGCGCTGCCATCATCATCAATAAACAGCGCAGGATCATTGGCATAAGGCTCGCGCCATAGCGGCCCACCTATGGCATCTTTGAATGGGCCTGTTGGAGAATCACTTACCGCTACCCCTATGCCCATCCATTTGGTGCTGTTTTGCGGGTTCTGCCTGTCTTTGACGCCGGTACCGGCAGGAAAGATCAGATAGTATTTACCGTTTTTGTATGCGGCATCCGGTGCCCAGGCGTAATCATCGGCCCAGCTCAGATCATCCACAGATAGTACCGCCCCATGGGCGGTCCAGCTTTGCAGATCATCGGTGGAAAACAGGTGCCAGTCCTGCATATGAAAATCCCGCTGACACTCAATGTCATGGGAGGTATACAGGTACAAGCGCCCGTCTTCCCAAACGTGGGCTGAAGGATCCGCTGTCCTGATATTGCTGCCAAAATCTAATGGGTTTTGCGCAGCTACCAACACAGGGAATAAAACCAGAGCGGCGGTAAAGATAGTCAGTTTCAACATAAGTTAATCACCTGTTGCGATATAAAACAGCCACATAATGATTGAGACTCAGGCTGATTAGCCAGCGCCGGGATGATTTAGTTATGATTTTTTTCAGGTATGAAATTTTTATCAGGTTTTAGGCAACAACCTGGCCATTAACGCAATGGTGATAACAGAAAAAGCCAGTCTGGCCCAGAGTATCGCCGACAAGTGCGCGCCCAGTAGCATTACCAGCAGGGTATCCTCGATCAGGCTGTGACAAAGCCCCAGAAAGCTCACTGTCAGCAACACATCCCGTTTGCTCAGTTTGCCTTTGCCCACTTCGTTAAGCAGAATTCCGGCGCCAAAGCTCAGCCCCATAGTGATGCCGATGATAGTGATATTAGCCGCTTCGCGACCAATCCCCAACAGGCGCAGCAACGGAAAAAGCGCCC comes from Lacimicrobium alkaliphilum and encodes:
- a CDS encoding family 43 glycosylhydrolase — translated: MLKLTIFTAALVLFPVLVAAQNPLDFGSNIRTADPSAHVWEDGRLYLYTSHDIECQRDFHMQDWHLFSTDDLQSWTAHGAVLSVDDLSWADDYAWAPDAAYKNGKYYLIFPAGTGVKDRQNPQNSTKWMGIGVAVSDSPTGPFKDAIGGPLWREPYANDPALFIDDDGSAYLYFHGKGFDYYVAEMADDMLSVKGDFIKMDMGGYEPKMEGPWVFKRDGLYYFTMPGNNRVLTYYTATQPTGPWTYQGVFMEQEHASNNHHSVVEYKGQWLLFYHRWLKIDDAACDKRQRHVAAEYLHFNQDGTIRPVQRTEQGLADVPPMADSARSQN